From Gallus gallus isolate bGalGal1 chromosome 14, bGalGal1.mat.broiler.GRCg7b, whole genome shotgun sequence, one genomic window encodes:
- the BAIAP2L1 gene encoding brain-specific angiogenesis inhibitor 1-associated protein 2-like protein 1 isoform X1 — translation MRLCFPTGQVLVEISRTHKKLNDSLEESFKKFHKEIISELEKKTDLDVKYMTATLKRYQTEHRSKLDSLEKSQAELKKIRRKSQGARNVMKYEHKEMEYLETVSSRQTDIQRFIAEGCREALLEEKRRFCFLVDKHCSFTQHMHFYHAQCAEFLNAKLPGWQEICSDATKVPEKVKMMIEEIRTPGSTPISGTPQPSPMIERNTMIGNNFYAHNENASKVPPAPVGRAYTSPLVDMFNNPAMAPKVSPERPTNPAENSDDASLSRSTSVATGLNIMKRQKVKTIFPHTAGNNKTLLSFAQGDTIILLVSEEKDGWLYGEHESTKVKGWFPSSYTRPLEESEEKAFVPASSAAPVRSISSVNLAEKAGVVLPPPDYLGSTSDKRMESSKGTAARTPTDKPESAGLKPDMNGIVKPPFLSGENPFATVKLRPTVTNDRSAPIIR, via the exons atgcgGTTGTGTTTCCCAACAGGCCAAGTCCTGGTGGAAATTTCAAGAACGCACAAGAAACTTAACGACAGCCTGGAGGAAAGT tttAAGAAATTTCATAAGGAAATTATATCTgaactggagaagaaaacagacctGGATGTAAAATACATGACC GCGACTTTAAAGAGGTACCAAACCGAACACAGAAGTAAATTGGATTCCCTGGAGAAGTCTCAGGCTGAGCTGAAAAAAATCCGAAGGAAAAGCCAAGGAGCAcgaaatgtaatgaaatacgAGCATAAGGAAATGGAG tatTTGGAAACCGTGAGCTCTCGACAGACTGACATTCAGAGATTTATTGCTGAAGGCTGTAGAGAAGCTctacttgaagaaaaaagaagattcTGTTTTCTAGTTGACAAGCACTGCAGTTTTACCCAGCACATGCACTTCTATCACGCTCAG TGTGCAGAATTCCTCAACGCCAAGCTGCCTGGGTGGCAGGAAATCTGCAGTGATGCCACCAAAGTTCCTGAAAAAGTCAAAATGATGATTGAGGAAATAAGGACACCTGGTTCCACTCCCATATCAGGAACTCCGCAGCCTTCACCAATGATAGAGAGAAACACCATG ATTGGAAACAATTTTTATGCTCATAATGAAAATGCATCAAAGGTGCCCCCTGCTCCTGTGGGCAGGGCATACACCAGCCCGCTTGTGGACATGTTCAACAATCCTGCCATGGCTCCAAAGGTGTCTCCTGAAAGACCAACCAACCCAGCAG AGAATTCAGATGATGCCAGTTTATCACGCTCAACTTCTGTTGCCACAGGGCTAAACATAATGAAAAGGCAGAAAGTAAAGACAATCTTTCCACATACTGCTGGAAATAACAAGACATTACTTAGCTTTGCACAGGGAGATACCATCATACTTCTTGTATCTGAAGAAAAGGATGGCTGGCTTTACGGGGAACATGAGTCAACTAAAGT AAAAGGATGGTTTCCATCATCATATACCAGACCACTAgaagaatcagaagaaaaagcctttgTTCCAGCATCAAG CGCTGCGCCGGTTAGAAGTATTAGCTCAGTGAATCTTGCAGAAAAAGCTGGTGTTGTCCTCCCACCGCCAGACTATCTGGGTTCAACTTCAGATAAGAGAATGGAGTCTTCCAAAGGTACTGCTGCTAGAACACCAACTGACAAACCAGAAAGTGCAGGTCTG AAACCCGACATGAATGGCATCGTAAAACCACCCTTTCTAAG TGGAGAAAATCCTTTTGCAACTGTGAAACTCAGACCAACAGTAACAAACGACAGATCAGCACCCATTATTCGATGA